aggctatttatagattgaagcaatgatggttcaatatcagaggtggccgaccaccgtctgacacattAAATGCCTTGGTAAAACCAAACCGATGGGACAGTTATCACATATGTCATGGTCGGGATCGATGAAAACGTCAGTATATATCTAATCGAGTTAttgggaaatcatatcgttttGGTCCCTTATTTTGATTTTGAAGTAGAACATTGTGTACTGTCAAAACAGATTTGAGTCAGTCGTACGGACTGGTCGAGACGATAATGTTTCGATCAAAGGATATCTGCATGACAAGCTCGGTCAAGGTCCGAAGTAAGGGCGTCGAGCTTCGAGCTCTAAGACCGATCAATGACAAgatcgatatcattatcgagctcatatccaaatcgaactacgaggcaaaGTGGAGATTATCGAAGATGCATAGACCGATCAACACTCACCCCGAATACCGAAACcccaagtcagaatcgagctcggacCAAGGCTGAGGGCTCgatccaataccgagctcgagccagtatcgagctcgcagacaagggtcgttgcaaccgcactatgggagagaatcttggcggaaaTCGAAGAAAAGATAATACATCATGGGCTCTCCACTACGtattttttattgtatataaagtaggatccctctacttTAAGGGGGGATGGATTGTAAGCAAGGGGCGGGATCgtaacaaaatattttcttctcatattgaaagatatcctCTTGTATTTATTTTCCTTGATCTTATTCGTTCTTCTTATCACtattctcattctcatagtcaagaatacacgaatttctatttctctatacgatttgtatcaaattatatcacatatccttagaaccatacacaaatttaactctatccaatttttcgggtaaacacatATTATTAAATAAAATACTCCGCCTTATGTGCCGTCTTTTAAAACACTGGTAACCATCAAGCTGTAATTTCAATCCTTAAACGAGATTGTTAACTATAATTAACTTTGTATTGATAGTTAACTTGTGTTTCAGGGATTGGATTTAGCTTTGGCATTACATATTTTCTATGATATATAGTTAAAATTGTGttattttttcaataaaaattgaTTTTATGTCTATAGTGCAATAAATTAAAAGGTGGAgtcagaatttaaagtttgaGTCCGGGATTCTAATTTTGTAAGTCACTgtgttctaaattaataatttgtacatatttaatggaTTTCTTAAGATAAGACACGGTGTAGACCAAAACTACTTGGTTTGGCCGAACCCGTAGCCGAAAGGCTAACTCTACCCCTGGCTAAATCGGGTTGTTACCTTTGCTAACTCTTCTGTTGTAAACAGCTTACCCGTAGCTGCTTACATAGTTCGAATCCGTAACTTATAAATCATACAGAAAACTTTGTCGTTCCTTCCAAGGCTACCTTTCAAACTCATGAATTACAAATTTTGAATCTGCTACAAGACAGATAATTGTTCGGTCCATGCACTCATATGTACAAACGAACAAAACCTTATGATGACTTTGAGACTTGAGGCAACCATATGTACCCACAAGAATAAGACTTTGAGGgactaaaatagccaaaataggTGGCAAATCAAGAAAATGATAATGAGAGAGTATAAAGTTCACTTGCTTTTTCATATGTTTGTCCCTTAGCTTCCACCTAAAGAATTTCCAAGTTGGTGAGCTAATAGCAATATATGCTCACTTGTTCAAATTCTTGATCATTTATGTGATTCTTAATGTATAACAATGTGGTAATGATGATAAATTAGACAATTGAACTTCACTTTTTAAAGTTAATGGGTACCcatcaatcatcaaaatacataaACAAATGATTGAAAagaaagatattttcttttataccAACTTGGTAttattctttcttattttcaGTAATATTCTTGAAGCTGTAGTTGTGCTTATGGCATAGATTCTTTTCCATTCTGTAAAAACTAGAACTCTCTTTAGGGAAAATGGACGGATGAATTGTGATTTTGCTGGTTTTTTcttttgattctcttctttcCGCGGTTGAAAAGATTGCATGCTTTTGTTTTCCATTTGCTTTACATTCCTTTTCATTGATACCCTCCATATTTCTTTATCAGTTTCTAGGTGGTGGTAGTAGGCACAATTTGCAGCTGTTTCTCACATACTTGGTAATTTTTGCATATTCACATGTTTTATTCGAGTTGGTACCTACTCCTTTTGTGTATAAATAGTGCATTATTACATTCTCTTGTCTTCAACTCATCTCAGTTCATTATTGTAGGTGGCCTTTCAAAAGTATAGTGAAGGCTGTGTTTCATTTCTGAAGGCAGATATGAGTTACATGAATCCTTCTATGGGCTCTGGTTAGTAGCAATTtttaagtttttctttcttttatgttcttCACCAAACTTTGCATTATGTCATCCTTTAGAAGTATTATAATTAGTTTAAGGACTTTTGGCCTTACTATCACTATCCACTGAGATTCAATACTTTGTCACTTCAATTTGTAGGAGAAAGAAACTACAGAGCTTAAGGCTTTTTGGCTTTAAATTTGTGAAGCTACATTCACATTGTGCTAGTTATAATGAGATTAGGACACATTTTTCTCCCTTTAAGCATTTGCCACTGGAATAATTTAACTTGGTTAACAATATTACAGGAAGTCGAACGGCTAGGAGGACTCTGGAGTTTGGGAGGACATATGTGGTGAGGCCTAAAGGAAAACACCAGGCTACAATAATTTGGCTGCACGGCCTTGGTGATAATGGCTCAAGGTAGGTTCTTTTTTGCTTTTAAGCCGAACATTCTAtggttaaattttaaaaaaagagtgTCACATTTATACATTGTTGTGCTTCCTTAAGCCAAACTTTCTCTAATCTGAAGCAAAGGAATTGGATAAAGTACCCAAGATAAGACATCACTTTAGTGTATTTCCTGTCTTCTGCACTTCTTTATTGCCTTTGATTTCCTTTGGAGAAACCTTCAAATAACCTGTTTCTTTCCTTCATTTGTGTCACTTTCAAAATGTAAAAGCAACTACAAAAATAATGGCATCACTCACTAGCCAGATATTCTGTTCCCTTAGTGGAGTTCACTGTACCAACTGTTGGAATAAAGTTTCTAAAAGAAGTGTGGGATGATTGACAAAGCAAGAGAAGTAAAATTGGTTAACAGAATGTCAACGTTTTGACATATCCTATAAGGAAGTCATTCAATGTTAAATGTTATTTTATCTTACTTCTATGTTAAGATTCTTGGTTAACTAGGATAAAGGAGAAAATGCAAAGCAACCATTTTTAGTTTTCTACCTAAAGAAAATTCAAGCATTTCTTTCTCTATTCTAGTGCGACTATGCATGCTTGCATTGAGCCGAGTGTttatcggaaataacctctctacctgCACAAGGTAAGGGTAAGGCTTCGTACATACTACCCTTCAGAGGCGAAGccaggatttgaagtttatgggttcgggATATTTGTCtgtttaagttactgggttccaAATTGATAATTTGTTCATATTTAATGGATTTCTTAAAACAAATACATAGTTTGaaccaaagctactgggttcggccgaacccgcgtCTCGCAtgctagctccgcccctgctACTAGGGGTGCTTATCAGACGGATCGTGCAGATAATTACGCTTAACGGTTCGGCTTAAcggttatcggattataaatatagtaatccgCTAGTCATCCAATAAGACAACGGACGGATTGATATCGGATTAACAATTATCAGGCGGCttatcggctaaaccaaatagaaattttttgaacaatcattcaatcaataccaaacagtttcaaatcaataccaaatttttaataccATCTAAGATCTAACCAAACAGTATTTTTTAATTGAAGAGTCTTCAAGACAACTCATACTGTCATACACGTATTAACCAAATTTTTAATACCATCAAAACTACTTGTACAGACATACACGTATTAATCATTGAGATTTCGATTTTTCGACTTCTCAGTTTTCAGTTCAAGAGAGAGACGAGACTGACGACTTTTCTGCCTCTGATGGCTGCAGACAATTGAGAATTAGaaaatagaaattagggatttagccatttagggtttcaatagtactttatatatataggggtaaaagtgtaaatataaagtcttaacgggttaacggtttacccgataagaaaattgagtaatccgccccTAAACCGTTAAGCTgataattataaaatctcaattcgttcaccatccattaccccgataatccgataccaataagccaataagctatcggttcggttcggttaacAGTTTCAGTTCGATTTTGAACAGTCCTACCTGCTATCCTCCCCATCTCACTTGTCGGATTACACTagttatattattgttgttgttgcaccTAAAAATAAGTCAAGCAATGTTTTGTAGTGTCTGCTAATTTTGCTTGTTTCTTTTTGCAGTTCTTCTCAACTCTTGGAAAGCCTATCTACTCCTAATGTAAGTGGTGAATGCAGATAACTAACTTTTTTGCTTTGTGGTTAGGGTGCATTCTTGCAATATTGCTTTTCAATTGAGGTATATTCTTCCTTGTCCTAGACTATAATTGTTCCCTATATGATCTTTGCAGATCAAATGGATATGTCCAACGGCTCCTACTCGTCCTGTGGCTATGCTTGGTGGTTTTCCTTGCACTGCATGTAAGAATTTACCTGAAAACTACGACGCGGTCACCTTTATAACTTCCATTTTAAAAGGGACTCTGCATCTTATTCCAGGGTTTGATGCGGGAGAACTTTCTGATGACACTACTGATGATCTTGAAGGCTTAGAGGCTTCAGTTGCACATATCGCGAACTTACTGTCAACTGAACCAGCTGACGGTAAGTTCTTCGCCATCCTTCATTATAAACTACTACTCTCTTTGTTTCAAAAAGATTGACACTATTTCCTTATTAGTCTGTTTAAAAAAGATTGCACCTTTCAATATTTCCCGAATAAGAAGCATTTATAGCCACATAAATGTTATGGTAGGTTTcaaaccacaagtttcaaaagttttacaaCCACACAAACGTTATGACTTATTTAAGACAACATATCTCAAAAGTCTTCCCTTATTTATTAAAGTTTGTGCCAAGTCAAACTAAGATAATCtttttgaaacggagggagtatagcTTAAAGAGCTGGTATAGCTTAAAGAGCTGGTATATCCTCTGTATTCTTTGTCTCAAAATCAATTCACTAAGATGATGAATACTAATGTGAATGCTCAGTTGGTCAACTACTTCTCACAGGCTCATAGTGTTGGCTTATTTGTCCTCCTTGTATTAATTCCTTTTTCTGATTAGCAATTTGCTACGTCTTAC
This DNA window, taken from Nicotiana tabacum cultivar K326 chromosome 15, ASM71507v2, whole genome shotgun sequence, encodes the following:
- the LOC107812511 gene encoding uncharacterized protein LOC107812511 isoform X1, with amino-acid sequence MIEKKDIFFYTNLFLGGGSRHNLQLFLTYLVAFQKYSEGCVSFLKADMSYMNPSMGSGSRTARRTLEFGRTYVVRPKGKHQATIIWLHGLGDNGSSSSQLLESLSTPNIKWICPTAPTRPVAMLGGFPCTAWFDAGELSDDTTDDLEGLEASVAHIANLLSTEPADVKLGIGGFSMGAATALYSATCFAQGKYGNGNPYPVNLRAVIGLSGWLPGSRNVRNKIEGSHEAARCAASLPILLYHGKCDEVVPYRYGERAYHVLSSAGFRNLQFKAYDGLGHYTVPKEMSEVCNWLTVRLGLEGSRR